A region of Anoplopoma fimbria isolate UVic2021 breed Golden Eagle Sablefish chromosome 24, Afim_UVic_2022, whole genome shotgun sequence DNA encodes the following proteins:
- the ppp2cab gene encoding serine/threonine-protein phosphatase 2A catalytic subunit alpha isoform — MDEKAFTKELDQWIEQLNECKQLSEGQVKTLCEKAKEILTKESNVQEVRCPVTVCGDVHGQFHDLMELFKIGGKSPDTNYLFMGDYVDRGYYSVETVTLLVSLKVRYQERITILRGNHESRQITQVYGFYDECLRKYGNANVWKYFTDLFDYLPLTALVDSQIFCLHGGLSPSIDTLDHIRALDRLQEVPHEGPMCDLLWSDPDDRGGWGISPRGAGYTFGQDISETFNHANRLTLVSRAHQLVMEGYNWCHERNVVTIFSAPNYCYRCGNQAAIMELDDTLKYSFLQFDPAPRRGEPHVTRRTPDYFL, encoded by the exons atggatgAAAAGGCTTTTACTAAAGAGCTGGACCAGTGGATCGAGCAGCTCAATGAATGCAAGCAGCTGTCTGAGGGACAAGTGAAAACGCTCTGTGAAAAG gcaaAGGAGATCCTCACCAAGGAGTCAAACGTCCAGGAGGTGAGATGTCCGGTGACGGTGTGCGGCGACGTGCACGGCCAGTTCCACGACCTCATGGAGCTGTTCAAGATTGGAGGGAAGTCTCCAGACACAAACTATTTGTTCATGGGAGACTACGTAGACAGAGGGTACTACTCCGTAGAAACCGTCACTTTACTAGTATCACTTAAG GTACGCTACCAGGAGCGCATCACAATCCTCAGAGGGAACCACGAGAGCAGACAGATCACGCAAGTTTACGGCTTCTACGACGAGTGCTTAAGGAAATATGGAAACGCCAACGTTTGGAAGTACTTCACAGACCTGTTCGACTATCTCCCCCTCACTGCTTTGGTAGACTCCCAG ATTTTCTGCCTTCATGGAGGCCTGTCGCCGTCCATAGATACTTTGGATCACATCAGAGCACTGGACCGTTTACAGGAAGTGCCACATGAG GGTCCCATGTGTGACCTGCTGTGGTCCGACCCTGACGACCGCGGCGGCTGGGGCATCTCCCCTCGAGGGGCCGGCTACACGTTCGGCCAGGACATCTCGGAGACTTTCAACCACGCCAACCGCCTCACGCTGGTGTCCCGCGCCCACCAGCTGGTTATGGAG GGTTACAACTGGTGCCATGAGAGGAATGTGGTGACAATATTTAGTGCTCCCAACTACTGCTATCGCTGTGGCAACCAGGCAGCCATCATGGAACTAGATGACACCCTCAAATACTcatt TTTGCAGTTTGACCCTGCGCCTCGCAGAGGGGAACCCCACGTCACCCGCCGCACGCCAGATTACTTCCTGTAA